The Thermosulfurimonas sp. F29 genome includes a window with the following:
- a CDS encoding DNA adenine methylase, with protein sequence MGKRIRALPPPEFWEEVSWALQAADLRVSDFEALVDLAGEGDFLFIDPPYALREKVGFKDYVLKAFGWEDQERLLKALSRALERGAVILGTNVFHEGLVEMYREVFGENLALVERVSCLAAKKEGRGKYREFIFWGNLEISAELRPGLPLEDLPRNCVSLPISEGNFSKDGFQNTSPSESSREGIGWIVTEIATWRWPYVSKECHRAAGLVAVIKSVFKNWSRVRDGPFMEDQGFT encoded by the coding sequence ATGGGAAAGAGGATCAGGGCTCTTCCGCCCCCGGAATTCTGGGAGGAGGTTTCCTGGGCCCTTCAAGCTGCGGATCTCCGCGTGAGTGATTTTGAGGCCCTGGTAGATCTAGCGGGTGAGGGTGACTTTCTCTTTATAGATCCTCCGTATGCGCTTCGCGAAAAAGTAGGGTTCAAAGACTATGTGCTCAAGGCCTTCGGATGGGAGGATCAGGAGAGGCTCCTCAAGGCTCTATCGCGGGCGCTTGAGCGGGGAGCCGTGATCCTGGGGACGAATGTTTTTCACGAGGGGCTTGTTGAGATGTACCGGGAGGTCTTCGGGGAGAACCTGGCCCTGGTGGAGAGGGTAAGCTGTTTGGCCGCTAAAAAGGAAGGGCGAGGGAAGTATCGGGAGTTCATCTTCTGGGGGAACCTGGAGATCTCGGCCGAGCTGAGGCCCGGGTTACCTCTTGAGGATCTTCCTCGGAATTGCGTTTCGCTTCCGATCTCGGAGGGCAATTTTTCGAAAGATGGTTTTCAAAACACTTCCCCTTCTGAGTCTTCTAGAGAGGGGATAGGTTGGATAGTGACGGAGATCGCCACTTGGCGGTGGCCGTATGTTTCTAAGGAATGCCACCGTGCCGCAGGCTTGGTAGCCGTAATCAAATCCGTTTTCAAAAATTGGTCTCGAGTAAGAGACGGTCCTTTCATGGAGGATCAAGGCTTTACCTGA
- a CDS encoding YafY family protein, which produces MNKFDRLLYILNKLDRRERVRVPELAQELEVSERTVYRYLNSLMEAGFPIYYDKERGTYAFTSNFSLRRALLETEEALVLALARRFLEPLLGEAAARALNQIENKITASPRERFSHFTEVFGVQGLCDPPHLLDLLKDLSSAIREHRVVKIEYEREPGETPEEREIEPYFVFFTGEFWYVHAWCRTKEGQRTFALDKIRTWQLTDRYFVPRKELPSVEEIQETFGPYVDECPQEVIVHFAPEVRQYFLRRKWVKDQSCRELGNGWLEVRFMIRGLEGFKHWLYRWIPYFKVIAPQSLAQKIERDLEDFLSKTE; this is translated from the coding sequence ATGAACAAATTCGATCGGCTGCTCTACATACTGAACAAGCTTGATCGGCGGGAGCGGGTGAGGGTGCCGGAGCTGGCGCAGGAGCTTGAGGTAAGCGAACGCACGGTTTACCGCTACCTAAATTCCCTCATGGAGGCCGGCTTTCCCATCTACTACGACAAGGAGCGCGGCACTTACGCCTTTACCTCGAACTTCAGCCTGCGCCGGGCTCTTCTTGAGACCGAAGAGGCCCTGGTGCTGGCACTCGCCCGGAGGTTCCTCGAACCTCTGCTGGGGGAGGCGGCGGCCCGCGCGCTAAATCAAATAGAGAACAAAATAACGGCCTCCCCCAGGGAAAGATTCTCGCATTTCACCGAGGTCTTCGGAGTTCAGGGCCTCTGTGACCCGCCCCATCTACTGGATCTCCTAAAGGACTTGTCTTCCGCCATCCGGGAGCACCGGGTGGTGAAAATCGAGTATGAGCGGGAGCCTGGAGAGACACCGGAGGAACGAGAAATCGAGCCATACTTCGTGTTTTTCACCGGGGAATTCTGGTATGTACATGCCTGGTGCCGCACCAAAGAAGGACAGCGAACCTTTGCCCTCGACAAGATCCGTACCTGGCAGCTCACGGATCGCTACTTTGTTCCTCGAAAAGAACTTCCTTCGGTTGAAGAGATTCAGGAAACCTTCGGGCCTTACGTAGATGAGTGTCCGCAGGAGGTGATCGTACATTTCGCCCCTGAAGTAAGGCAATATTTTTTGCGCCGCAAATGGGTGAAAGATCAGTCGTGCCGGGAACTTGGGAACGGATGGCTTGAGGTGCGCTTTATGATCCGGGGACTGGAAGGATTCAAACACTGGCTTTATCGCTGGATACCTTATTTCAAGGTAATAGCTCCTCAGAGCCTCGCTCAAAAAATCGAAAGAGACTTGGAAGACTTTCTCAGTAAGACCGAATGA
- a CDS encoding type II toxin-antitoxin system VapC family toxin: protein MILYLDTSALVKLYIKEPGSDMVRAYRGRAQEIATSVVAYTEAYSAFRRAFRVERRITEEGFKEAIRKFENDWRGGGYTLVRVSDLVLETARDLILKHGLRGFDGIHLASALFLKMSREEIWFGAFDSRLTEAAEKEGLLLAFGENGGKPLVRMT from the coding sequence ATGATTCTTTATCTGGACACTTCAGCACTGGTAAAGCTTTATATCAAGGAGCCGGGGAGCGATATGGTAAGGGCGTACAGAGGGCGGGCGCAGGAAATAGCGACCAGCGTCGTGGCTTATACCGAGGCCTATTCGGCTTTCAGGAGGGCTTTTCGGGTGGAGAGAAGGATTACGGAAGAGGGCTTCAAGGAGGCAATCCGTAAATTCGAAAATGACTGGCGAGGTGGAGGTTACACTTTGGTGAGGGTGAGCGATTTGGTCTTGGAAACGGCCAGGGACTTGATTCTGAAGCATGGATTGAGAGGCTTCGACGGAATACATCTGGCTTCAGCACTGTTTCTAAAAATGAGCAGAGAGGAAATATGGTTCGGGGCCTTCGATAGTAGATTGACGGAAGCGGCGGAAAAAGAGGGATTGCTCCTGGCCTTTGGTGAGAACGGAGGAAAACCCCTTGTGCGCATGACATAA
- a CDS encoding BrnA antitoxin family protein yields the protein MQPHKIRKQELKQITLLLPEVLIEHYKKKAAKLGIGYRTLIRLKLMEDLLKETEGEILRARGKPEGAEVELQGEGKLVSEMVIEDRR from the coding sequence ATGCAGCCCCACAAGATAAGGAAACAGGAGTTGAAACAGATCACTCTTCTTCTTCCAGAGGTTCTTATAGAGCATTACAAGAAGAAGGCGGCCAAGCTGGGCATAGGGTATAGGACTCTGATCCGGTTGAAACTCATGGAGGATCTCTTGAAAGAAACAGAAGGGGAGATTCTTAGGGCTAGAGGCAAGCCCGAGGGCGCAGAGGTAGAACTCCAGGGAGAAGGAAAACTGGTCTCTGAAATGGTTATAGAGGATAGGAGATGA